In one window of Oncorhynchus kisutch isolate 150728-3 linkage group LG16, Okis_V2, whole genome shotgun sequence DNA:
- the LOC109882137 gene encoding up-regulator of cell proliferation, with the protein MAENTLLMDINEEDCDLYLGEEEDSSHRAQTDGLKSEPAQPMDAAVAEIHLESLLLNLGLEKHYTEKLALSTVLQIDDKTVTDEPAQTLSALPWTFLKRLMMVNVTARSVKCISSGGEESCDASFCNIELDLESLVDNMDSNNVVNPLDVVTALFLCSNGFLQQEMVLKMSMCQFSVPLLLPNCDTKQCMLMLWAMRDIIKKFRPHSLSDPRGFVEDRIVLSDLPMVSFVRLGECSLSKSQILNKLLSNPQQYHDTFVHHDMECGDSPRRISNGLVEITWYLPCGNKNIDIFGEPVAVANLRGDISLFETQYSFLCQTSAAVFVFFDNLDNNYKLLASQNTKAQLFLVGNLQSKSFSIDALKKTAKELNLKTSNVILKNKQMNDADFVKKLQNAVGQVIKSSKSKMALEQMAEVAHNLGILVDEDCQECQSAKQNADAITSNIHDTPQYKDSQLPLQGQVWKELARLEKEECRLRKARNQNIEMYKSDLQSQKIQLRKKQRNYDISGAMSCFINAMSRTGLERSYFLKWMRMNLDNLSRRNLSGLREQYKEKCQNSSENKEEIADLDRQISNSSLGTEHFLREMGQLYESSVLLRETDVSRQQMQHLPRLCAELLLDGFPLELVDGDASNIPLRWVSDVLHQLNVLVQPKNKILVVTVLGVQSTGKSTLLNTMFGVQFAVSSGRCTRGAFMLLIKVKDDFKKELNCDFLVIIDTEGLKSPELAQLNDSYEHDNELATLVVGLSDVTIVNIAMENSTDMKDILQIVVHAFLRMKEVGKKPKCLFVHQNVADVSAHDKNMRDRKMLLEQLNEMTQAAARMEKKEENKIFTDVMEYNPETGNWYIPGLWHGNPPMAPVSAGYSESVYEFKKNMIKVFQDCEAPGNIMDFLEWTKSLWNAVKYENFIFSFRNSLVADAYMKLCIEFSKWEWSFKKHMHTWTTNAETRISNFGTVAMKYQMDNMRDFHSKLKMEASTELVKWEKTILDNLTKYFEQTEGHVHLVERYREDFANSTKGLKREMENSIMSKLEAAFEIRKGMIKLDTIKKNHTAVMEKKVLNLLENCRKSHSERSEKDLDREFEKVWEETVYELSNFEGLRPRDVSSDVFNQLRSNMVQKGGSVNEKLNQVKLKDHGEEPFIVTPQGFFKRLLKGLYMDEHTRKTQAMADNLIAKCKEFVFEKVQKKTDYHETYIQEILHMIEEKLDANKQLDTSLKFELNIKLNICGFAARTFQNLHEKFITDNNPRLCLEQFKDKYLEDFKDLISGQDQCQKKAEQFTTLCLKPAVKAYVASSLGLEIVDVMLTGQNAFQFSSRTFFQSSILKQLLSEFNFANYVSYICDYEGFVKNWILDEILKRFSQGNKMFDLEDCQLKGIISLITEALTKAQMNEKGNIKEFINDICSLLGEKLVLPQDALEATMILNNSNQESFAHWLKISVVDMEQSLREEFQRAKDVKTKLERQNIKPQNELFTKVFGCGKQCPFCKAPCESGGKAHTDHSASIHRPEGLGRVRFEGSRNLVTDICSSSVFSDSAFKCYETRGQWHPYKKYRDIYPDWLIPADSSIQASDYWKFVMAKFNKHFAEEYDALPADIPPAWKWITKEEAERSLKESFSIK; encoded by the exons GACTGTGACTTATACCTTGGGGAAGAAGAGGATTCATCTCACCGAGCACAAACTGACGGTCTAAAGTCTGAGCCAGCTCAACCAATGGATGCTGCCGTAGCAG AAATCCACCTGGAGAGCTTGCTGCTAAACCTGGGGTTGGAGAAACACTACACAGAGAAGCTCGCCCTGAGCACCGTGCTGCAGATCGATGATAAGACCGTCACAGATGAACCCGCTCAGACTCTCTCAGCCCTACCATGGACTTTCTTGAAGAGGTTAATGATGGTTAATGTAACAGCTAGGAGTGTGAAATGCATCTCATCAGGAGGCGAGGAAAGTTGTGATGCTTCATTTTGCAACATAGAGCTAGATCTGGAGAGTCTGGTTGATAACATGGACTCTAATAATGTTGTAAACCCCTTAGACGTTGTTActgctctctttctgtgctctaaTGGTTTTCTGCAGCAAGAGATGGTCTTGAAAATGTCAATGTGTCAGTTTTCTGTGCCCCTACTTCTCCCCAATTGTGACACAAAACAGTGCATGCTGATGCTTTGGGCAATGCGAGACATTATCAAGAAGTTTAGACCTCATTCATTGTCAGACCCAAGAGGATTTGTTGAAGACAGGAttgttctctctgacctccccatGGTCTCTTTTGTTAGATTGGGTGAGTGCTCTCTGTCCAAGTCGCAGATTCTGAACAAGCTTCTGAGTAATCCCCAACAGTATCACGATACGTTTGTCCACCATGACATGGAGTGTGGTGATAGTCCAAGGAGGATATCCAATGGATTAGTTGAGATAACCTGGTACCTTCCCTGTGGGAACAAGAACATTGACATCTTTGGTGAACCTGTCGCTGTAGCTAATCTGAGAGGGGACATCAGTTTGTTTGAGACCCAGTACTCCTTTCTTTGTCAGACTTCCGCAGCAGTCTTTGTGTTCTTTGACAACCTGGACAACAACTACAAGCTACTAGCCAGCCAAAACACCAAGGCACAGCTTTTTCTAGTGGGTAACCTACAGAGCAAGAGCTTCAGCATTGATGCTTTGAAGAAAACCGCCAAAGAGCTAAACTTGAAGACGAGCAACGTCATCCTGAAGAACAAACAGATGAATGATGCAGACTTTGTGAAGAAGCTGCAAAATGCAGTTGGTCAGGTGATCAAGAGTTCAAAGTCCAAAATGGCATTGGAGCAGATGGCTGAAGTGGCACACAATCTTGGGATTTTGGTTGACGAGGACTGCCAAGAATGTCAAAGTGCAAAGCAAAATGCTGATGCAATTACTTCAAACATACATGACACACCACAGTATAAGGACAGTCAGCTTCCCTTGCAAGGACAGGTCTGGAAGGAGCTGGCACGTCTAGAGAAGGAGGAATGCAGACTGCGGAAAGCTAGGAATCAGAACATAGAGATGTATAAAAGTGATCTCCAATCACAGAAGATACAACTCAGGAAAAAGCAGAGAAACTATGACATATCAGGTGCGATGTCTTGCTTCATAAATGCAATGTCAAGGACAGGGCTAGAAAGGTCCTACTTCTTGAAATGGATGCGAATGAACCTGGACAATCTGTCTCGTAGAAACTTGTCTGGCCTCAGAGAGCAGTACAAAGAGAAGTGCCAGAACTCCTCTGAAAACAAAGAAGAAATTGCAGACCTTGACAGACAGATTTCAAACAGTTCTTTGGGAACCGAGCATTTCCTACGTGAAATGGGTCAACTTTATGAGTCTTCTGTCTTACTCAGAGAAACTGATGTGTCACGGCAACAAATGCAGCACCTGCCCAGACTATGTGCTGAGCTGCTTCTGGATGGGTTTCCTCTGGAGCTGGTGGACGGAGACGCGTCCAACATACCTCTGAGATGGGTGAGTGATGTACTGCATCAGCTCAATGTCTTAGTGCAGCCGAAGAACAAGATCCTGGTGGTAACTGTTCTAGGTGTTCAGAGCACAGGAAAGTCCACTCTACTGAACACTATGTTTGGAGTGCAGTTCGCAGTCAGTAGCGGCAGATGCACAAGAGGGGCCTTCATGCTTCTCATCAAAGTCAAAGACGACTTTAAAAAGGAGCTGAACTGCGATTTTTTAGTGATCATCGACACAGAAGGACTGAAGTCGCCAGAGCTGGCACAGCTGAATGACAGCTATGAGCACGACAATGAGCTAGCCACTCTAGTTGTTGGGCTGAGTGATGTCACAATTGTCAATATTGCCATGGAGAATTCGACCGACATGAAGGACATCCTTCAAATTGTTGTCCATGCTTTTCTTCGAATGAAAGAGGTGGGAAAGAAGCCCAAGTGTCTGTTTGTCCACCAGAATGTGGCAGATGTCTCGGCACACGACAAGAACATGAGAGACCGGAAGATGCTCTTGGAGCAATTGAACGAGATGACCCAAGCAGCAGCCAGAATGGAAAAAAAGGAAGAGAACAAGATCTTCACAGATGTGATGGAGTACAACCCAGAGACTGGTAACTGGTACATCCCTGGACTTTGGCATGGTAACCCTCCAATGGCACCTGTCAGCGCCGGGTACAGCGAGTCCGTCTACGAGTTCAAAAAGAACATGATCAAGGTTTTCCAGGACTGTGAGGCCCCTGGGAACATCATGGACTTTCTGGAGTGGACAAAAAGCCTTTGGAATGCTGTGAAGTATGAAAACTTCATCTTCAGCTTCAGAAACAGCCTGGTGGCTGATGCCTACATGAAGTTGTGCATTGAGTTCAGTAAGTGGGAATGGTCATTCAAAAAGCACATGCACACATGGACAACAAATGCTGAAACAAGGATTTCCAACTTTGGGACAGTTGCAATGAAATACCAGATGGACAACATGAGGGATTTTCACAGCAAATTGAAAATGGAAGCCTCAACGGAACTTGTCAAATGGGAGAAGACCATTCTTGACAACCTGACCAAGTACTTCGAACAGACAGAGGGCCATGTCCATCTtgtggagagatacagagaggatttTGCAAACAGCACCAAAGGTTTGAAAAGGGAGATGGAAAACTCTATAATGAGTAAACTGGAAGCTGCTTTTGAGATTCGAAAAGGAATGATCAAGCTTGACACAATCAAGAAGAACCACACAGCCGTGATGGAGAAAAAAGTGCTGAACTTGCTTGAGAACTGCAGAAAAAGCCATTCTGAGCGGTCAGAGAAGGACCTTGATAGAGAATTTGAAAAGGTATGGGAGGAAACCGTGTATGAGCTATCCAACTTTGAAGGATTGCGGCCACGAGATGTTTCGAGTGATGTTTTCAACCAGCTTCGGTCTAACATGGTGCAGAAGGGAGGTTCAGTGAATGAAAAGCTGAACCAAGTGAAACTTAAAGATCATGGAGAAGAACCCTTCATAGTCACTCCACAGGGGTTTTTCAAGAGATTATTAAAGGGTTTGTACATGGATGAGCACACAAGAAAAACCCAGGCCATGGCAGACAACCTTATAGCCAAATGCAAAGAGTTTGTGTTCGAGAAGGTCCAAAAGAAAACAGACTACCATGAAACATACATACAAGAGATTCTGCACATGATTGAAGAGAAGCTGGATGCCAACAAACAACTTGACACAAGCCTCAAATTTGAACTGAACATCAAATTGAATATTTGTGGGTTTGCAGCCAGGACCTTTCAGAATCTGCATGAAAAGTTCATAACTGACAATAATCCTCGTTTGTGCCTTGAACAGTTCAAAGATAAATACTTGGAAGACTTCAAAGACTTGATCAGTGGACAAGATCAGTGTCAGAAGAAAGCTGAGCAGTTCACCACCCTGTGTCTTAAACCAGCAGTAAAAGCCTATGTTGCCAGTTCCCTGGGTCTGGAAATTGTTGATGTAATGCTGACGGGACAGAATGCCTTTCAATTCAGCTCTCGGACATTTTTCCAGTCCTCTATCTTGAAGCAACTACTGTCAGAATTCAACTTTGCTAACTATGTGAGCTACATTTGTGACTACGAAGGCTTTGTCAAGAATTGGATTTTGGATGAAATCTTGAAGCGCTTCTCACAAGGAAACAAAATGTTTGATTTGGAAGACTGTCAACTCAAAGGGATCATCAGTCTCATCACTGAGGCACTCACAAAAGCACAGATGAATGAGAAGGGCAACATAAAGGAATTCATTAATGACATATGCAGCCTCCTAGGAGAGAAGCTGGTGCTTCCCCAAGATGCATTGGAAGCCACCATGATCCTGAACAATTCCAACCAGGAATCGTTTGCCCACTGGCTTAAAATATCTGTAGTGGATATGGAACAGTCGCTGAGAGAAGAGTTCCAAAGAGCAAAAGATGTGAAAACGAAATTGGAAAGACAGAACATCAAGCCACAGAACGAGCTGTTCACAAAAGTGTTTGGCTGTGGGAAGCAGTGTCCATTCTGCAAGGCACCGTGCGAGTCAGGAGGAAAAGCCCACACAGACCACAGTGCCTCAATACATCGACCAGAGGGACTTGGTCGTGTTAGGTTTGAGGGCTCAAGAAATCTTGTCACTGACATCTGCTCCTCTTCAGTGTTCAGTGATAGCGCCTTCAAATGCTATGAAACACGTGGACAGTGGCATCCTTACAAGAAATACCGGGACATTTACCCTGACTGGCTTATTCCTGCGGATTCCAGCATACAGGCCTCGGACTACTGGAAATTTGTGATGGCAAAATTCAACAAGCACTTTGCCGAAGAGTATGATGCACTGCCTGCAGATATTCCCCCTGCCTGGAAATGGATCACAAAGGAAGAGGCAGAAAGAAGCCTCAAAGAGTCTTTTAGCATCAAGTGA